One window of the Alligator mississippiensis isolate rAllMis1 chromosome 5, rAllMis1, whole genome shotgun sequence genome contains the following:
- the C1QL3 gene encoding complement C1q-like protein 3 isoform X1, translating to MVLLLVILIPVLVSSAGTSAHYEMLGTCRMVCDPYGGTKAPSTAATPDRGLMQSLPTFIQGPKGEAGRPGKAGPRGPPGEPGPPGPAGPPGDKGEPGRQGLPGPPGAPGLNAAGAISAATYSTVPKIAFYAGLKRQHEGYEVLKFDDVVTNLGNHYDPTTGKFTCSIPGIYFFTYHVLMRGGDGTSMWADLCKNNQVRASAIAQDADQNYDYASNSVVLHLEPGDEVYIKLDGGKAHGGNNNKYSTFSGFIIYAD from the exons ATGGTGCTGCTGCTCGTCATCCTCATCCCCGTGCTGGTCAGCTCGGCCGGCACGTCGGCCCACTACGAGATGCTGGGCACCTGCCGCATGGTCTGCGACCCCTACGGCGGCACCAAGGCGCCCAGCACGGCCGCCACGCCCGACCGCGGCCTCATGCAGTCGCTGCCCACCTTCATCCAGGGGCCCAAGGGCGAGGCGGGCCGGCCGGGCAaggcggggccccgcgggccgcCCGGGGAGCCGGGGCCGCCCGGGCCGGCGGGGCCGCCGGGGGACAAGGGGGAGCCGGGGCGGCAGGGCCTGCCGGGGCCGCCCGGGGCGCCGGGACTCAACGCGGCGGGGGCCATCAGCGCCGCCACCTACAGCACCGTGCCCAAGATCGCCTTCTACGCGGGGCTCAAGCGGCAGCACGAGGGCTACGAGGTGCTCAAGTTCGACGACGTGGTCACCAACCTGGGCAACCACTACGACCCCACCACGGGCAAGTTCACCTGCTCCATCCCCGGCATCTACTTCTTCACCTACCACGTGCTCATGCGCGGCGGCGACGGCACCAGCATGTGGGCCGACCTGTGCAAGAACAACCAg GTTCGAGCAAGTGCAATTGCTCAGGATGCTGATCAGAACTACGACTATGCCAGTAACAGCGTGGTCCTTCATTTGGAGCCAGGAGATGAAGTTTACATAAAATTAGATGGAGGAAAAGCACATGGAggaaacaacaacaaatacaGCACATTTTCTGGATTTATTATTTATGCTGACTGA
- the C1QL3 gene encoding complement C1q-like protein 3 isoform X2 codes for MVLLLVILIPVLVSSAGTSAHYEMLGTCRMVCDPYGGTKAPSTAATPDRGLMQSLPTFIQGPKGEAGRPGKAGPRGPPGEPGPPGPAGPPGDKGEPGRQGLPGPPGAPGLNAAGAISAATYSTVPKIAFYAGLKRQHEGYEVLKFDDVVTNLGNHYDPTTGKFTCSIPGIYFFTYHVLMRGGDGTSMWADLCKNNQGQSIWRCVSSLLLLRPTVLLCGGPDHYAVNHFCSSKCNCSGC; via the exons ATGGTGCTGCTGCTCGTCATCCTCATCCCCGTGCTGGTCAGCTCGGCCGGCACGTCGGCCCACTACGAGATGCTGGGCACCTGCCGCATGGTCTGCGACCCCTACGGCGGCACCAAGGCGCCCAGCACGGCCGCCACGCCCGACCGCGGCCTCATGCAGTCGCTGCCCACCTTCATCCAGGGGCCCAAGGGCGAGGCGGGCCGGCCGGGCAaggcggggccccgcgggccgcCCGGGGAGCCGGGGCCGCCCGGGCCGGCGGGGCCGCCGGGGGACAAGGGGGAGCCGGGGCGGCAGGGCCTGCCGGGGCCGCCCGGGGCGCCGGGACTCAACGCGGCGGGGGCCATCAGCGCCGCCACCTACAGCACCGTGCCCAAGATCGCCTTCTACGCGGGGCTCAAGCGGCAGCACGAGGGCTACGAGGTGCTCAAGTTCGACGACGTGGTCACCAACCTGGGCAACCACTACGACCCCACCACGGGCAAGTTCACCTGCTCCATCCCCGGCATCTACTTCTTCACCTACCACGTGCTCATGCGCGGCGGCGACGGCACCAGCATGTGGGCCGACCTGTGCAAGAACAACCAg GGGCAAAGCATCTGGCGATGTGTGAGCAGTCTTTTATTACTCAGACCAACTGTTTTACTATGTGGGGGACCTGACCACTATGCTGTGAATCATTTCT GTTCGAGCAAGTGCAATTGCTCAGGATGCTGA